The nucleotide sequence ATCATCAGTACCATCGTAGACGAGGATCTTCTTCCTTTAAAAGGGATCTACGATAACCTAAATCGAATTAAGGTACAATTTTCCAACCTATACAAAAACACATTCGCACTTGTTCAGGATGTTTATAGAAAAGTTGCAGACGATAAGGTATTCGATTTCGGTCCTGTGAGAGAACAAGGCGAGACATTGGCGGACTTTGTTAGAACCCATAATAATCTTTCTTACCTGATCCTCGGAATGAATAATCCGGGGTATTATCTATATAACCAGATCACTACATCCACATTCTATGCTTTGATTATAGGAAAACTTCTGGACTTCTCCCGTCCTAAGATGGTGGATCTTGCGATCTCTTGTTTGGTAGCGGATGTGGGAATGACAAAGGTTCCCGCAACCATCTCCGAAAAAACGGACCAACTCACGGACGAAGAATATAAATCCATCTTAAAACATACGATCATAGGGTATCAAGTCCTTACCCAGAGAATCAAAATTAAAAATAGTTTGGCGGTAGTAGCACTCCAACATCACGAACGTTTTGATGGAAAGGGGTATCCTCAAAAGATTGCGGCAACTGCAATTGAGGAAAATGCGAGGATCTATGCGATTGCGGATAATTTTTCCGCTCTTATCACAAACAGACCCCACAGGCAGAGAGTCCTTCCACACGAGGCAATCAAGTCTATGATCAGTATGGATGTGGGTAAGTTCGATCTCAAGATCGTAAGAACATTCTTAAACCAGGTTTCCTTATATCCGGTAGGTTCCTGCGTGGAACTTTCCGACAAAAGAGTAGGGATCGTTCTTGCCGCCAACGCGGACAAACCCTTACGTCCTTCGATCCGTATTATAAAAGACGAATATGGGACTTTCGTGCGAAATCTTATCCTAGTGGATCTGGTAAAAGAAAATCATTTATTTATCGTGAAGGCATTAGATCTCCAGGAAGCTACCTCGAACTCTTAATTTTTTAAGAATAGACTACCTTTAGATCCAAAATATTCTCTCCATTCTTCTTTTTCGAAACATGTCTCCGTATGGGACCCGTCTCCAAATATAAAGTACGAAAAGGAAAAGAAGGAGAGGATCTCGCCGTCGAATTACTTCTTAAGCAAGGTCATAGAATTTTAGAAAGGAATTTCCGGATCAAAAAGGGAGAAATCGACATAATTAGTGAGAAAGAAAACGTCCTATATTTTACGGAAGTGAAGTACTGGGCCAAAATTTCGCCGATTCATCCTTTGGAAATATTCCACCCGGCTAAGATGAAAAAAATGAAAACGGCAGCCGAGTATTATTTGAGTAAAAACGTTTCGTTTAGAGATCATTTTGTCTCCTTCTCCTTGGCCCTTATTACCGAAAAAAGGGAACTGAAATATTATCTTAATCTATTCTAAAACCATCGTTAAGCGATTTCAAAAACGAGTCGATTTTCGAATTGTCTGCGGGTTCTCAAGGATGAGGACCTTAAATCGTTACAAGGAAGTAACTATGAAAAGCATCCAAATTCTCGGCAACTTGGCCGGGTCCGACCCGTTCGGACCGGACCCAGTGATCCTGAGAAAACGAGGAGTTCCGATCAAAAAGCGGAAATTCGAGGACTATAAGAAGAAGATCGAGGACGAAAACTACATTGATTTCGCAATCGATAAGATCGCTATGGAACTCTCGCATTTCCTGTCAAAGTAACCACAAAAATAAAACCGTCGAAAGAACAAGTTAGGTTACGGCCCTGTTTTCCGGAGACCATCCGGAATTCAGGAAAACAAGGGCCTCCTCCAAATTCCTCAAAAGTACTTCTTTAGAACCTTCCAAATCCGCAATCGTCCTTGCCACTTTTCTAAAATGGGCCACCTTACGAATGCTGAATTTATGTATATCGACAGCTTTCCAAAAATAAACTTCGCACTCCCTGGAAAGAGGGATCATTCTTTCTACTTCTTCTCCTCTTAATTTTCCGTTGTAGAGTTTCCCTGTTTCTCTGAATAGTCTACTACGTTGTATGTCCGAAGCGGTTTGGATGGAGTCCCGGATGGATTTTAAATTAATAGAAACCTTCTTCTCATCCGTATGGATCGCAAAACCCAAATGGTAAAATATTTCGATCCGATCCAAAAACGGTCCGTTAAAAGGAGATTGGTAATTTCGAATACTGGAAACACTGCAGTTACATTCCTTTATTAAGCTTTGGTAATATCCGCAAGGACAAGGATTGGTCGCTCCTATAAATAAAAAAGAAGCTGGGTAGGTGATCGATCCTTTTATTCGTGAGATCGTAATTTTACCTTCTTCCATCGGTTCCCGTAACGCCTGTAAGTTTCGAGAATTGAATTCAGAAAGTTCATCTAAGAATAAGATCCCATTTCCAGCTAGGGAAACTTCACCCATTCTCAGGCTGCTTGATCCTCCGACCAAAGCAATATCGGATGTAGTATGATGTGGCGTCCTAAAAGGTCTTTCCACTTCCGTATCGGACAAGTTCTCTTGTAAAGATCGAATGCCTAATAGTTCAATTCCTTCCTTCTCCTGGATCTTGGGAAGAAATCCATACGCCAATTTTGCTAGCATTGTTTTTCCTGCACCCGGAGGGCCTGACAATAAACAATGATGAAATCCGGCGCTTGCAATTTGAATCGCTCGTATGGCAGGCAATTGGCTTTTATGAAATTCTGATTTCCAAGCAAGGACTTCGGATCTGATCTTTATACTTCCTCTTGGTTCCGGCTTGATCTCTCCTTTGGCTAAAGAGACTAAATCTTTCAGATGAGAGATCGTATAGATCGGAAATTTTCCGATTAGGGAAGCTTCCTTTCGATTTTCAAAAGGTACAACTGCCGCGGAAAAACCTAAATTTTCCAATCCGGAAAGTATAGGAAGGATCCCTTTTAGAGGTTTAACGGTTCCATCCAGTCCTAATTCTCCCAAGAAAAGGAATTGTTCTAGTTTTTCGGAAGGTGGCAATTGTTCCGTTAGGTGTAAGATCCCTGCTGCAATCGGAAGATCTAAGTATGTCCCTTCTTTTTTTCTGCCGGCAGGCGCTAAATGAACCAGAATATTCTGTAGAGTGTATTCGAATCCACTATTCTCTATAGCGATCCTGATCCTATCGGTGGATTCTTTGATAGAAGGGCTCGGAAGTCCAGTGATCTGGAACCTGGGTATCCCTCTTTTTATGTTGATCTCAACAGAAACCGGAAAGGGAAGAATTCCCTCAAGGGAAGCTCCCCAAAATTTGGTCAGTTTGTATGTCTCCATAACCTGGACAGGTGCGGAAAAATTCGGGCCTCGCGCTTTTTTTCTAAAAACTAGTTTATCACTTCCGGACCTTCAGTAAGTTATGCATGAAATGGTGCGATTCTTCGCTTTTTTATTGGCTCTATTTACCTTACAGTGCGGGGCCAGACTGATCAAAAAAGAGAAGTTATCCGAGATCAACGAGCATTACCAGGATAAGATATATAGTCTCAAAAAAGACACAAAAGTCTCCGCAACCGAAACTTTTAAGAAGGGAATGTTGGTCCGAATCTACATCGAATCGACTCCGTCCCTAATAAAAGTGAAATGTTTCCCCGCTGACCAAAAAAGGGAACATGCTATCGGCAGGCTGATCGCTTATCAGGTAAACGAAGATCTAGAGAAAAAAACCATCAGTATAGAGGATTTGGATAAGATCGTTGCAAATGAGCTCACGGAATATAAAAAGAAAAAGTAGCCGTCGTTCCCCCCTAGGTTCAAGAAGGCATCCCGATGCGGCCGATATTAAATATGTGAAACGGACGATTCTTTACCTTCCCATTCTATCCGCCATACTTACCTCGTCTTTATCGGCCGATCCGCTCAAGAATTACGAAAACGCGATCAACGATTACGCGAATAAAGACTCCTCCTTCTTTACGGACAAGGAAGAACGTAAGATCAAACAATTATTCTCTCAATCACCTCAAGAATGGGAAGAGGATAAGTATTCTTCGCTTAGTTATCATAAGGACAAATCCAATCTGGAACTTCCTTCTTTTATCAGTATCAATCCTATCGTTTCTTCCAAGATCGTTAGCCAAAGCGGCTTTATTATAAAATCCTATATCGTAAAACCTAAGGATACTTTATTCCGGATCGCTAAATCCTTAAAGACCACTGCGGCTAAAATTTCTGAGGCAAACGGTTTAAATAAGGGTTCCGTTCTAAAAGTAGGACAAAGTTTAAGTGTTCCTGTTAAAGTGGGAAATGCTTCCCGCCAAAAAATAGAATACAAAAGAGTATTCATCACCCCTGTCTTAGGCGCTAGATTTTCGTCCAGATATGGTAAAAGAAAAGATCCATTCCACACAGGAGGAGGCGGTTTCCATACCGGCATAGATATGGCTGGCCCTCAAGGAGCACCCATTTTAGCTTCTGCAGAAGGTGTGGTAAGTTTTGCCGGAGTCAACGGCGGTTACGGGAATTCCGTCATCATAGATCATCCAAACGGTTATAGGACCATGTATGCACATTGTGCTAAAATTACGGTGGAAGAGGGAACGAAAGTGAGAGCAGGGACGGTCATAGGTGCCGTAGGTCGTACAGGCTCTGCCACAGGTTCCCATCTCCATTTTGAGGTGTTCTATAACGGAAAAAGGATCAATCCTGAGGTGGCACTTAGGAAGACCTTAAAAATTGTTACCAACCTGGACCCAGGTAAAGTAGCAAAACTTTAAGCGATCATCTTTCAAAAAGCCGGTCCATTTTTTTTGGATCCGGCTTTTTTAGAATGATTCCGTGAAAATATCCGAAGGGCGCAATGAACGCAATTTTTATCGAATTCAGAAAACATACATTCTATGTTCTGATCCCCGTTGTGATATTTTTTTCCTTCTCTCTGGCATATCTTTGTAGAGGGATACTTCTACTTTTTCTGACCCCGAATGTACAGACAGGTTCCTCCACTGCCGCTCCGAGAAGACCCGTAGCTGAAAATTCTATTACTATTGAAATAGCCAAAGAGATGGTAACAGGTTCCTTGTTTAGGGGAAGTTTAGCACCTCCTCCCGGAGAAGTTGCTGCAGGTGCAGATGGAACTCCTGGCGCTCCTCCAGATACCGGAGAAGGTGAAGAAATGAGAGTCACCGGAACACTAAGCGGCCACTGGAGTTTTGCCCGAGTCACTATTTTAGAAAAAGGGAAACAAAACGCGGAAGAATTCGCAATGGGGGAAGCGGTAGGTGGATACAAAGTAAAATCCATTCTACTGAACCATGTAGTTTTGGAAAAAGGAGGCCAATCTCTCAAAGTGGAGATCGGCCAAACACCGGGAGAAGCCAGAGCCAAACTGGGAGCACAGGCAGATATTCCGGGAGGACCGCCTGCCGCGGATACAGTCCGTAAAATTCTGTCCAGACAGGACGTGAATCGGAAATTAGCGAACGTAGCCGAACTTTATAAGGGAAAATTCGGTCCTTATTTGGAAAATAACACCATCGCCGGTTACAAAATTTACAGTATAGGCAGCGATCATATTTTTTATTCTCTTGGTGCTAGGACCGGAGACGTGGTGCGGCGGGTAAACGGAATGCCTTTAAACGATACGGTAAAAATGATGGAGATATGGAATTCCTTAAAAACGGCCGATAAAGTATCCGTAGACGTAGAGAGAATGGGCAAGATATTGTCCTATGAATTCATCATCCGGAATTAAAGATTAAATGCGCAAAACAGATTTACGATCCAGATATTTGAGAAACGCGGCATTCGCGTTCTTACTTCTTCTTTCGGTGAACGAAGGTTTACTCTCCCAAGCTTCCAAAAAGGGAAGTAAAAGAAATACTGCCCCGGTAGCTGAGGATACAAAGGAAAAGACCTTTTTCGCCAACTGGAGAGATACCGAACTGAATGATTTTCTAAAAGGGATGAGCGCGATCCTTAAGAAAAACATTCTTTTGGATGAAAGTTTAAAAGGTAAGAAGATCACGATCATCTCCCAAAAAGAGATCCCTGTCAAAAACGCATTTCCGTTTATGAAGGCAGTTTTGGAATCTATGGGATTTGCGATCGTAGAAGAAGTGGATCTGATCACAATCGTAAAACTAAAGGATGCACTTGCCAGATCTCCTTACGTTCGTGTGGGTAAGGAACCGATCCCGGAAACGGAAGCTCTGGATAACCGGATCATCACCCAGATCATTCCGGTGGAAAATGTAAAACCGGAAGAATTGGAACCGATCTTAAAAAGATTAACTTCTCCTAATACCGATATTATCGTTTATAGAAATACGAATACAATCGTACTTTCCGGTTCTACTGCCGACATCAATAAACTACTCACTTTAGTAAACGAGTTGGATGTAAGACCGGATGAAACCGCTCCCGGAGCAGTAGCCTCTGCCGGTGATGTTCATATTTATACATTAGAATTCAGTGAAGCGGAGAAAATTGCTGCGACTCTGATCAAGTTGGATAATCCTATGGTAGGAGATCTCCCTGTTGCGAGCGGCGCTCCCGGCGCACCACCTCCTCCTGCTCCGAAGGTGGAAAAGATCAAAGCTGTCGCTCATAAGGAATCCAACTCGGTCATCGTTACTGCAACCGAAGCGGAATGGAATGAGATCCGCAAAATTATCCGAGTTCTGGATTCCGCAAGAAAGCAAGTGTTGTTGGAAGTATTGATCGTGGAACTTTCTTCCACGGATACCAACGACTTCGGTATCGACTGGAGATTCCAGGGACAAGGTCCTTATAGCCAGTTCAACTCCGGACTTGCCAAAGAAGGAAATATCATCAACTCCAGCGGTAGGATCAACCCGAACCTGAACACGTTATCCGGCTTCTCTCTTGGTTTCGTACAAGCGGGAGCACAACAGATCTTAGGTATCTTAAGCGCCAATCAAGGAAACGAGAACTTTAACGTATTATCCGCACCTCAAGTATTGACCTTGGACAACCAAGAAGCGGAGATCAACGTTGGGCAGGACGTTCCGGTCCGAACCCAAAGCCGTAACGCAGGATTGGGTGGAGCAAACGCAGTAACTGTGGACAACTACGAATATCGTCCAACCGGTATTAAGTTAAAGTTCACCCCCCATGTGAATAAGAATAACCGTATCACTTTGGATCTTTTACAAGAGATCAAGAACATTGCCTCCATCGCACTTGCAGGGGGAAACCCTACCTTCAACAGAAGGGAAGTGAAAACAACGATCACTATCGACAATAGACAAACCATCGTGATCGGAGGTTTGATCTCCAATGATAAACAAAAACGTCTGATCAAGATCCCTCTTCTCGGAGATATTCCCTATTTGGGATGGATTTTCCGTAGGACTACCGAACAGTTAAAAAAGACCAATTTGATGGTTTTTATCACTCCACATATCTTGGATAATCGTGAACTTGCTGATAAGATGACAGTTAAGAAAAAACTACAGCAAGAAAGATATGAAATTGAAAGGGAAAGGGTTCTAAACAAGGAAGCCACCATCAAGGAACGCGGAGAATAAACAGTGAAAACTCTAGGTGATATTCTCGTAGAAGACGGGGTCATATCCGCCAAGGATCTGGAAGACTCTCTCAAACTACAAAAAAAGAATCATTTACCCCTAGGACATATTCTTCAGAAAAAAGGGATCGCCGGAGAAGTAGACGTTCTCAAGGCGATGGCTAGGCTTTACAAAATGGAATTCCGGGAAAAACTGGAATTCAAGGGAATGGAGGAAGTTTACGACCGTATTCCTCTTAAGCTCATCCAAAAAAGTAAAATAGTCCCTTTCGAACTAAATAAAAAAAACGTAAAAGTAGCGGTGTCCGATCCTACGGATCTTCACCCAATGGACGACGTACGTACTGCATTAAGAGAATTTAAAGTAGAATTCATACTTGCCCCTGAACCCGAGGTGATGAGACTCATCCACTCTCAGTTCGACAATACCTCCGCAGCCGCGAAAGATATGTTGAATGAAATGGAAGGCAGCTTCTCGGAACTCGCGGAAGGTTTCGATAACGAAACGATAGATCTTTCTGACGATGCGCCTATCATAAAAATGGTGAACGTCATCCTATCCCAAGCGGTAAACGAAAGAGCTTCGGATATTCACGTAGAACCTTATGAAAAAAGTCTAGTAGTTCGATACAGGATAGACGGTATTCTTCATAACGTATTGACCCCTCCGAAGTCTTATCATGCAGGGATCACATCCCGTATTAAGATCATGTCCAACTTGAACATTGCGGAGAACAGATTACCTCAGGACGGTAGGATCAAACTTAGACTTGCGGGAAAGGATGTGGATATCCGGGTTTCCACAATTCCTTGTCAGTTCGGAGAACGTATCGTTATGCGTCTCTTAAATAAAACGGATCAGAAATATTCTTTGGAATCCATGGGTTTTTATCCGGAACTGATCAAAACTCTGCGAACTCTGATTTATGAACCCCACGGTATTATCTTAGTAACGGGTCCTACGGGATCGGGAAAATCCACCACATTATATTCCGCTTTGACCGAGCTGAATACGGAAGAAAGAAACATCATTACTTGTGAAGACCCGGTGGAATACCAGATAGACGGCGTTTCCCAAATGCAAATGCAGGAAAAAATCGGGCTTACATTTGCAACGGGACTTAGAGCAATACTACGTCAGGACCCGGACGTAATTATGGTGGGGGAGATCCGGGACGAAGAAACTGCAAGGATTGCCATCCAAGCCTCCTTAACAGGTCACTTGGTATTCTCTACTTTACACACCAATGATGCGGCATCTGCGGCGACTAGACTAGTGGATATGGGCATCGAGCCTTATCTAATCACATCCACTGTTTTAGGATTTATGGCCCAAAGGCTTGTAAGAACTATATGCAAAGAATGTAAAACTTCCTATAAACCTACTCCTCAAGAATTGGAGTCTATCGGTATTTCCAAAAAGGATCTAAAGGGTGGAGTTTTGTATAAAGGGAAAGGTTGTTCTCATTGTATGAACACCGGATTTAAAGGAAGAACAGGAGTTTACGAACTTCTGATCATAGATAGTAAGATCAAAAATGCTATCTTGGCCGGATCTGATACGAATAGGATCAACGATGTTGCCTTAGAGAGCGGATTCGCTACAATGAGAGATTACGGCATCCGAAAAGTATTGGATGGGATCACCACCCCGGATGAAGTTCTAAGGGTTACTTAAGTTTTCCTTCGATGGCTCTTTATACTTATACCGCATTTAACAAAAAGGGAAAGGAAGAGAAGGGGATTATCGACGCCCCAAGTATCCTTTCGGCGAGAGCTAAACTCAAAAGTAAAGGTTTCTATGTTCGTCAAATTTCCGAGGACGCGGAAAGAAAGGATAGAGAACTTTTTCCATTCTTAGCTAGACTTCTTTATAGAGTCCCGAAAAAGATCATAGGTCTTTTTTCGAGACAGCTCGGAACTCTATTGGGTGCGGGGATTCCTCTAGATAAATCTCTCTCTAGTATCATTGAACAAACTGATCACGAAGTTTTTAGAAAAGTAGTGATCGCAATGCAGGCGGATATCACAGAAGGAAGTTCCTTATCTGATTCGATGAGAAAACATCCGGACGTATTCCCAAATCAGTATCCTTCTCTTGTTTCCGTGGGAGAAAGAACAGGTGATTACGAAACTGCACTCATTCGTCTCGCAGAGATGGAAGACAAAAATCTTCAGTTAAAAGCCAAGGTCACCACTGCGCTCGTTTATCCCGGAATTATTTTCTGCCTTTTACAGATCGTGATCATCTTCCTACTCACCACAGTTGTCCCTCAAATCGAACATCTATTCGTGGAGTTTAACGCAACTCTTCCTATGATCACTCAGATCGTGATCGGAAGTTCCAAGATCCTAACCGGATATTGGTTTCTTATCTTTCCTGCAATCGGTGCTGCAGTAATCGGATTTTTCTTTTATAAATCCACTCCGGAAGGTAAGGAAAAATGGGAGAAATTCGTTCTTAGAATACCCATTATCCGAACCCTGAATAAAAAAGTCCTTATATCCAATTTCGCCAGGAATCTTGGGATCCTTCTCACAAACAGGGTTCCCTTGATCATTTCTCTCCAAATTGTGGAACAAATCGTAAATCATTCCGTTTTCGGACAAGAAATACGGAATGCATGCGAAAGAATCCGAGAAGGAGAGAAACTTTCCGCAGCATTCACAGGGTCAGAGATATTACCACAACTAGTCTTAGGTATGATGTCCGCCGGAGAAGTTTCGGATAGAGTCCCCGAGATGTTGAATAAGCTCGCGGAAATTTATGACCAGGAAGTGGATTCCGCTTTAAAAAATGCAACCCAGGCAATCGAACCTTTGATGCTTGTTTTTATGGGATTTGCGATCGGTATCATTATGGCGGCGATCATCGTTCCGATGTTCAGCTTGACCCAGAACTTACAAGGTATATAACAATAGAAATAGGAGAACCGACTTTGAAAACGGGAAACAAACGGAGAAAAGGATTCACTCTTATCGAATTGGCGATCGTAGTCGCCATCTTAGGTGCTTTGATGACTATCATTCTTGTCAGTGTGGATTTCGGTGGAGTGAGTATCGAAACCGCAAAGATGAAGATCAAAAAAGACAAACAGGAACTTAGACTACATCTAGAAAGATACGCTTCCAAATTCGGAAGTTATCCAACCGAAGAGCAAGGACTAGACGCGTTAGTGGAAAGACCGACTACCGGAGAAATTCCTGAGACCTGGATCCCGATGGTAAGCAGCAAGGATTCCATCAACGATCCATGGAAAAACCCATACAAACTCCGATACGATGGAGCGGGCGAAATCCAGATCATTACGTTTGGTCAGGATAAAGTAGAAGGTGGAGAAGGTTTAAATTCAGACTTCGATATCACTAAAGAAGAGCAATATCCTCCTCAGTTCACTTCCTCATCCGGTTCTAAAAAATAAACTAAGATGGGCCCAAGAGCGAAAGGCCGGATTCGTTCCGGCTTCACATTGATCGAATTGGGAGTCGCAGTATTCCTGATCGGTGTAATGTTCGCTCTTGTGCTTCCTTCCTTAGTCAATTTACTCACGCCAGGTGCCCAAGAAGAAGCGATGTTACTACATGACGTTGTGAACTTCTGCTTTCGTAGGGCAAAAATCAACCAACGGACAGTCTACCTAGAGCTAAACGTGGATACGGAAACGTATACCATCATCGATATAGAAAGGGACGAGACCGGCTTGAAAGAAGTCCCGGTATTCCAGGACAGGGAACTTCCAAGTTCTTCCGCGATCGTGGACGTAATGGATGGACGAGGTTACAGATACAATACCGGAAAGATCCGCATTCCGTTCTCTCCTATGGCGGTGGCGGAAGATTTTTATATCCATTTAGGTCCCGATCCGGAGATCACAAGGACACTGATCGTCAAACGTTACGGCGGGAAATCGGAAATAGAGGACGGGGAAGTCGTAATCTCCAAGGAACAATTGGAAGAATACAAACGTAGTGAACAATATGGCACGAGTAAGTTTTAAAAAAAGGAATCCTCTTAAAAAGAGACAGGGGTTTACTATTTTAGAAATGACCTTGGCGTTTGCACTCGCCGCAGGTTGGCTTCTCTATGTGCTGATGGTGGTTTCGGAAGGTATACGTCTTAAAAAAGTAGCGGCGCTCCAAATGGAAGCCACTCATTTAGCGAAAATTAAAATGGCTCAGATTGATTCTGCCACCATTTTGCAAGCCGACACTAGTTCAGGAGAAATTCCCGGATACCAAGACTGGAAATTTACTACGATCATTAAAGAA is from Leptospira sp. WS58.C1 and encodes:
- a CDS encoding type II secretion system F family protein, which produces MALYTYTAFNKKGKEEKGIIDAPSILSARAKLKSKGFYVRQISEDAERKDRELFPFLARLLYRVPKKIIGLFSRQLGTLLGAGIPLDKSLSSIIEQTDHEVFRKVVIAMQADITEGSSLSDSMRKHPDVFPNQYPSLVSVGERTGDYETALIRLAEMEDKNLQLKAKVTTALVYPGIIFCLLQIVIIFLLTTVVPQIEHLFVEFNATLPMITQIVIGSSKILTGYWFLIFPAIGAAVIGFFFYKSTPEGKEKWEKFVLRIPIIRTLNKKVLISNFARNLGILLTNRVPLIISLQIVEQIVNHSVFGQEIRNACERIREGEKLSAAFTGSEILPQLVLGMMSAGEVSDRVPEMLNKLAEIYDQEVDSALKNATQAIEPLMLVFMGFAIGIIMAAIIVPMFSLTQNLQGI
- a CDS encoding type II secretion system protein GspG: MKTGNKRRKGFTLIELAIVVAILGALMTIILVSVDFGGVSIETAKMKIKKDKQELRLHLERYASKFGSYPTEEQGLDALVERPTTGEIPETWIPMVSSKDSINDPWKNPYKLRYDGAGEIQIITFGQDKVEGGEGLNSDFDITKEEQYPPQFTSSSGSKK
- a CDS encoding HD-GYP domain-containing protein, with amino-acid sequence MKKLNVSELKPGMRFTKPVYLDKENLFITSNTPITDSDLERLKRFGITEVLTHGDILVIDVDPERLETQLEDFIISTIVDEDLLPLKGIYDNLNRIKVQFSNLYKNTFALVQDVYRKVADDKVFDFGPVREQGETLADFVRTHNNLSYLILGMNNPGYYLYNQITTSTFYALIIGKLLDFSRPKMVDLAISCLVADVGMTKVPATISEKTDQLTDEEYKSILKHTIIGYQVLTQRIKIKNSLAVVALQHHERFDGKGYPQKIAATAIEENARIYAIADNFSALITNRPHRQRVLPHEAIKSMISMDVGKFDLKIVRTFLNQVSLYPVGSCVELSDKRVGIVLAANADKPLRPSIRIIKDEYGTFVRNLILVDLVKENHLFIVKALDLQEATSNS
- a CDS encoding YifB family Mg chelatase-like AAA ATPase, producing the protein METYKLTKFWGASLEGILPFPVSVEINIKRGIPRFQITGLPSPSIKESTDRIRIAIENSGFEYTLQNILVHLAPAGRKKEGTYLDLPIAAGILHLTEQLPPSEKLEQFLFLGELGLDGTVKPLKGILPILSGLENLGFSAAVVPFENRKEASLIGKFPIYTISHLKDLVSLAKGEIKPEPRGSIKIRSEVLAWKSEFHKSQLPAIRAIQIASAGFHHCLLSGPPGAGKTMLAKLAYGFLPKIQEKEGIELLGIRSLQENLSDTEVERPFRTPHHTTSDIALVGGSSSLRMGEVSLAGNGILFLDELSEFNSRNLQALREPMEEGKITISRIKGSITYPASFLFIGATNPCPCGYYQSLIKECNCSVSSIRNYQSPFNGPFLDRIEIFYHLGFAIHTDEKKVSINLKSIRDSIQTASDIQRSRLFRETGKLYNGKLRGEEVERMIPLSRECEVYFWKAVDIHKFSIRKVAHFRKVARTIADLEGSKEVLLRNLEEALVFLNSGWSPENRAVT
- a CDS encoding type II secretion system protein, coding for MGPRAKGRIRSGFTLIELGVAVFLIGVMFALVLPSLVNLLTPGAQEEAMLLHDVVNFCFRRAKINQRTVYLELNVDTETYTIIDIERDETGLKEVPVFQDRELPSSSAIVDVMDGRGYRYNTGKIRIPFSPMAVAEDFYIHLGPDPEITRTLIVKRYGGKSEIEDGEVVISKEQLEEYKRSEQYGTSKF
- the gspD gene encoding type II secretion system secretin GspD, which translates into the protein MRKTDLRSRYLRNAAFAFLLLLSVNEGLLSQASKKGSKRNTAPVAEDTKEKTFFANWRDTELNDFLKGMSAILKKNILLDESLKGKKITIISQKEIPVKNAFPFMKAVLESMGFAIVEEVDLITIVKLKDALARSPYVRVGKEPIPETEALDNRIITQIIPVENVKPEELEPILKRLTSPNTDIIVYRNTNTIVLSGSTADINKLLTLVNELDVRPDETAPGAVASAGDVHIYTLEFSEAEKIAATLIKLDNPMVGDLPVASGAPGAPPPPAPKVEKIKAVAHKESNSVIVTATEAEWNEIRKIIRVLDSARKQVLLEVLIVELSSTDTNDFGIDWRFQGQGPYSQFNSGLAKEGNIINSSGRINPNLNTLSGFSLGFVQAGAQQILGILSANQGNENFNVLSAPQVLTLDNQEAEINVGQDVPVRTQSRNAGLGGANAVTVDNYEYRPTGIKLKFTPHVNKNNRITLDLLQEIKNIASIALAGGNPTFNRREVKTTITIDNRQTIVIGGLISNDKQKRLIKIPLLGDIPYLGWIFRRTTEQLKKTNLMVFITPHILDNRELADKMTVKKKLQQERYEIERERVLNKEATIKERGE
- a CDS encoding YraN family protein, encoding MGPVSKYKVRKGKEGEDLAVELLLKQGHRILERNFRIKKGEIDIISEKENVLYFTEVKYWAKISPIHPLEIFHPAKMKKMKTAAEYYLSKNVSFRDHFVSFSLALITEKRELKYYLNLF
- a CDS encoding type II secretion system-associated lipoprotein — protein: MHEMVRFFAFLLALFTLQCGARLIKKEKLSEINEHYQDKIYSLKKDTKVSATETFKKGMLVRIYIESTPSLIKVKCFPADQKREHAIGRLIAYQVNEDLEKKTISIEDLDKIVANELTEYKKKK
- the gspE gene encoding type II secretion system ATPase GspE, whose translation is MKTLGDILVEDGVISAKDLEDSLKLQKKNHLPLGHILQKKGIAGEVDVLKAMARLYKMEFREKLEFKGMEEVYDRIPLKLIQKSKIVPFELNKKNVKVAVSDPTDLHPMDDVRTALREFKVEFILAPEPEVMRLIHSQFDNTSAAAKDMLNEMEGSFSELAEGFDNETIDLSDDAPIIKMVNVILSQAVNERASDIHVEPYEKSLVVRYRIDGILHNVLTPPKSYHAGITSRIKIMSNLNIAENRLPQDGRIKLRLAGKDVDIRVSTIPCQFGERIVMRLLNKTDQKYSLESMGFYPELIKTLRTLIYEPHGIILVTGPTGSGKSTTLYSALTELNTEERNIITCEDPVEYQIDGVSQMQMQEKIGLTFATGLRAILRQDPDVIMVGEIRDEETARIAIQASLTGHLVFSTLHTNDAASAATRLVDMGIEPYLITSTVLGFMAQRLVRTICKECKTSYKPTPQELESIGISKKDLKGGVLYKGKGCSHCMNTGFKGRTGVYELLIIDSKIKNAILAGSDTNRINDVALESGFATMRDYGIRKVLDGITTPDEVLRVT
- a CDS encoding M23 family metallopeptidase yields the protein MSSRNIKRKSSRRSPLGSRRHPDAADIKYVKRTILYLPILSAILTSSLSADPLKNYENAINDYANKDSSFFTDKEERKIKQLFSQSPQEWEEDKYSSLSYHKDKSNLELPSFISINPIVSSKIVSQSGFIIKSYIVKPKDTLFRIAKSLKTTAAKISEANGLNKGSVLKVGQSLSVPVKVGNASRQKIEYKRVFITPVLGARFSSRYGKRKDPFHTGGGGFHTGIDMAGPQGAPILASAEGVVSFAGVNGGYGNSVIIDHPNGYRTMYAHCAKITVEEGTKVRAGTVIGAVGRTGSATGSHLHFEVFYNGKRINPEVALRKTLKIVTNLDPGKVAKL